The Zerene cesonia ecotype Mississippi chromosome 14, Zerene_cesonia_1.1, whole genome shotgun sequence genome window below encodes:
- the LOC119831646 gene encoding UMP-CMP kinase, whose protein sequence is MWDRLIRPLSSYIKKMVPEVVFVLGAPGAGKGTQCSFISKEFDFVHLSAGDLLREERQRPGSEYGEMIEEKIRNGEIVPVEVTCSLIHKAMTKSGKTRFLIDGFPRNKDNLDGWERVMSDKTKLLFVLFFECSRDLCTERCLGRGAAGSGRSDDNLESLKKRFNTYLNDTMPIINHYDQLGLVRRVNAEKGPQDVFEDVKKCFNSLDVQSIEIK, encoded by the coding sequence ATGTGGGATCGACTCATTCGTCCACTgagtagttatataaaaaaaatggttccTGAAGTTGTTTTCGTTTTGGGTGCTCCTGGAGCCGGCAAGGGCACACAGTGTTCATTTATTTCGAAGGAATTCGATTTCGTGCATCTTTCCGCTGGTGATCTATTGCGTGAGGAGCGGCAAAGGCCCGGTTCGGAATATGGCGAGATGATTGAAGAAAAGATCCGAAACGGTGAGATCGTACCGGTTGAGGTTACGTGTTCGTTAATACATAAGGCTATGACGAAGTCTGGAAAGACGCGGTTTCTTATTGATGGTTTTCCACGAAATAAAGACAATTTAGATGGCTGGGAGCGTGTGATGTCTGATAAAACGAAACTTCTTTTCGTATTGTTTTTCGAGTGTTCCCGAGATTTATGTACGGAAAGGTGTCTGGGACGAGGCGCGGCTGGCAGCGGCCGCTCTGACGACAATCTGGAGAGTCTGAAGAAGAGATTTAACACTTATTTGAATGACACCATGCCGATTATTAACCATTATGATCAACTGGGTTTAGTTCGCAGAGTAAATGCGGAAAAAGGCCCACAGGATGTATTCGAAGATGTCAAGAAGTGCTTCAATTCACTTGATGTACAGAGTATAGAAATTAAGTAA